In Thermospira aquatica, the following proteins share a genomic window:
- a CDS encoding diacylglycerol/lipid kinase family protein produces MRYFFVANTLHKRHEKALLRCVAWLRERGHEVEIAYTQYPGHAQELASKAALSGWECLVGAGGDGTLHEVLNGIMGTNALLALYPMGTGNVFAREMRLPVFWHSIAMMLHEAHTLTLDVGKAGDRYFLLMLSAGFDAYAIRTLSRMEGDYRQRGLRTIFGKFAYVVGGLQALGRYAFPLIDVEIDGKKTQASFVLVSNIQRYGRYFKITPKASPVDGMLDVFLYTEVGRWNLLRLVWQVLSSLWKPYGGETLFYKQSGIRCTTLALKSKEEVFSQLDGELFRPLPLEISVYPRAIRMILPRGIHKKYQSW; encoded by the coding sequence ATGCGATACTTTTTTGTGGCGAATACCCTTCACAAACGTCATGAGAAGGCTCTTCTGCGGTGTGTGGCGTGGTTACGAGAGCGCGGACACGAGGTAGAGATTGCATACACACAGTATCCGGGGCATGCGCAAGAACTTGCCTCAAAAGCAGCCCTCTCGGGATGGGAGTGTCTTGTTGGGGCTGGTGGAGATGGGACTCTTCATGAGGTATTAAATGGTATCATGGGGACAAATGCCCTTCTTGCCCTTTATCCCATGGGAACGGGCAACGTTTTTGCGAGAGAGATGAGACTTCCTGTGTTCTGGCATTCGATTGCCATGATGCTTCATGAAGCCCATACCCTGACCCTTGATGTAGGAAAAGCGGGCGACAGGTATTTTCTTCTTATGCTCAGTGCGGGCTTTGATGCCTATGCGATACGCACACTCTCGCGTATGGAGGGGGACTATCGTCAGCGTGGCCTGCGAACCATTTTTGGGAAATTTGCCTATGTGGTTGGAGGGCTCCAGGCTCTTGGTCGGTATGCCTTTCCACTTATTGATGTGGAAATCGATGGGAAAAAGACCCAAGCGTCCTTTGTGCTTGTCTCAAATATCCAGCGTTATGGACGCTATTTTAAAATAACCCCCAAAGCTTCTCCTGTGGATGGTATGCTGGATGTTTTTCTGTATACTGAGGTAGGGCGATGGAATCTTTTACGTCTTGTCTGGCAGGTGCTCAGTAGCCTCTGGAAACCCTACGGAGGAGAAACTCTCTTCTACAAGCAGTCGGGAATACGCTGTACTACTCTTGCCCTGAAAAGTAAAGAAGAGGTTTTTTCTCAGCTTGATGGGGAGCTTTTTCGGCCCCTTCCGCTGGAGATTTCTGTGTATCCACGGGCTATTCGCATGATTCTCCCTCGTGGTATCCACAAAAAGTATCAAAGCTGGTAA
- a CDS encoding alpha-amylase family glycosyl hydrolase — translation MEIFGVWRIDSHTIDVNAHEEWPVLVALRDVENGETFLITRKKRLRKDTWRLFTPFLRDDHNYELIVHNRVFPLGFSEAYWNRFRFRGWLGVRRTSHTTIFRLFAPRAQKVILSLFEKPYQNLEPALYYEGEIQLEMRRIGHGVWEISVPRDCKGYYYGYRVFGPKGPGELFRPDIIIADPYAHAVASFVVYPQRHLAFIVDDNYKWKNPRIQLPKNHEWLIYECHLRDMTMLSSCEKKGTYDGFVERNQEGGIAHLKELGVNAVEFLPLQEFAEIEPYYLDHSTAPFYNDFNPYSRNHWGYMTTSFFSPENYYARGDLHQGAWNGSDGYQVYAMKNMVDKLHGEGIAVIMDVVYNHVSLYDANALRLIDRHYYFWTTSMGHDEARTGCGNDFRSDRFMSRRLVIDSLIHWVKEYNIDGFRFDLATVIDWETYRQLARKLRRLKPDIFLTVEPWHGGRGGKRDGGDYCLHPGQNHFSRMGITAWNDRFRNLIRGGTHAHPYPSYGLVFGKISTDEIWQALQCYPGIFLEPYHSVNYIESHDNHTFTDFLRIGSGDIRPDQEIKPEEILDKAVLTPRQLDQAKLAALVLFLSPGVVMIHEGQEFGRMRLVHPPDGSFSLLGHVHWHKNMTGEWVNHHQRWPKHKAHPWTIDGDGYEKDNPTNWVDWRLKEINRPLYDFYRSLIAFRKAHSWIGKIRPPHLTKKLPEAGEGFGWEMSHKKESLVVLINFSSAKTVFHLSPSWELVFSTHLEETYREGQKIVLPSTRGIVLKKK, via the coding sequence ATGGAAATTTTTGGTGTTTGGCGGATAGACTCCCATACGATTGATGTGAATGCCCATGAAGAGTGGCCAGTTCTTGTCGCGTTGCGAGATGTGGAGAATGGAGAAACTTTTCTTATTACTCGTAAAAAAAGGCTGAGAAAAGACACGTGGCGCCTTTTTACGCCTTTTCTGCGAGATGACCATAACTATGAACTCATTGTGCACAACCGCGTTTTCCCTTTGGGATTCAGCGAAGCCTATTGGAATCGTTTTCGTTTTCGAGGATGGTTAGGGGTACGAAGGACTTCTCATACAACCATTTTTCGCCTTTTTGCTCCCCGAGCTCAAAAGGTTATTCTCTCACTTTTTGAAAAACCGTATCAGAACTTAGAGCCAGCTCTTTATTATGAAGGAGAGATCCAACTCGAGATGCGACGTATTGGACACGGCGTGTGGGAAATTTCTGTTCCCCGGGACTGCAAAGGGTACTATTATGGGTACCGCGTCTTTGGACCAAAAGGTCCAGGAGAACTTTTCAGACCAGATATTATTATTGCCGATCCGTATGCTCATGCGGTAGCGAGTTTTGTGGTATATCCTCAACGACACCTTGCTTTCATTGTGGACGATAACTACAAATGGAAAAATCCCCGCATTCAACTACCAAAAAATCATGAGTGGCTTATTTACGAATGCCATCTTCGCGATATGACCATGCTTTCTTCCTGTGAAAAGAAAGGCACGTATGACGGTTTCGTGGAAAGGAATCAAGAGGGAGGAATAGCTCATCTCAAAGAACTTGGTGTCAATGCGGTAGAATTTCTTCCTCTTCAAGAGTTTGCTGAGATAGAACCGTATTATCTCGATCACTCCACTGCTCCTTTCTATAATGATTTCAATCCTTATAGTCGTAACCACTGGGGATACATGACAACTTCCTTTTTCTCTCCGGAGAACTATTACGCTAGAGGAGATCTTCATCAAGGTGCATGGAATGGGAGTGACGGGTATCAGGTATATGCTATGAAAAATATGGTAGATAAACTTCACGGAGAAGGTATAGCAGTTATCATGGATGTTGTGTATAATCATGTTTCTCTGTATGACGCTAACGCTCTCCGACTTATTGATAGGCACTACTACTTCTGGACGACCTCCATGGGGCATGATGAAGCCCGAACAGGATGTGGAAACGATTTTCGAAGTGACCGTTTTATGTCCCGACGTCTTGTTATCGACAGTCTCATCCATTGGGTCAAAGAGTATAACATCGATGGCTTTCGGTTTGATCTTGCTACGGTTATTGACTGGGAAACGTATCGTCAATTGGCGCGAAAACTTCGACGGCTAAAACCAGATATCTTTTTAACTGTTGAACCCTGGCATGGAGGAAGGGGTGGAAAAAGAGACGGAGGAGACTACTGTCTTCATCCGGGACAGAATCACTTTAGCCGTATGGGAATCACTGCATGGAACGACCGTTTTCGAAATCTTATACGAGGGGGGACGCATGCGCATCCCTATCCTTCCTATGGGCTTGTTTTTGGAAAGATTTCAACGGATGAGATCTGGCAGGCACTCCAGTGTTACCCAGGTATATTTTTAGAGCCTTACCACAGTGTGAACTACATTGAATCTCATGATAACCATACCTTTACTGATTTTCTCCGTATTGGGAGTGGTGACATCAGACCAGATCAGGAAATAAAACCAGAAGAGATTCTTGACAAAGCGGTTCTCACACCTCGGCAACTTGATCAGGCAAAACTTGCCGCGCTCGTACTTTTTCTCTCTCCCGGTGTTGTTATGATCCATGAAGGACAGGAATTTGGGAGAATGCGCCTTGTCCATCCTCCTGATGGGAGCTTTTCTCTTTTGGGACATGTTCACTGGCATAAAAACATGACAGGAGAATGGGTAAACCACCATCAGCGCTGGCCAAAGCACAAGGCGCATCCATGGACGATTGATGGTGATGGCTATGAAAAAGATAATCCCACTAACTGGGTAGATTGGCGTCTTAAGGAGATAAATCGTCCACTCTATGATTTTTACCGGTCTCTTATTGCTTTTCGTAAAGCACATAGCTGGATAGGAAAAATTCGCCCCCCTCATCTCACAAAAAAGCTCCCAGAGGCAGGGGAAGGGTTTGGTTGGGAGATGTCCCACAAAAAAGAGTCTCTTGTTGTCCTTATAAACTTTTCTTCTGCAAAAACAGTGTTTCATCTCTCTCCCTCATGGGAGCTTGTGTTTTCTACCCATTTAGAAGAAACGTATAGAGAAGGACAAAAGATAGTACTTCCGTCCACGCGTGGTATAGTTTTAAAGAAAAAATAG
- a CDS encoding SGNH/GDSL hydrolase family protein: MPFTKKILFTMVFFFILAGCFFTLEGIFRLAGIGYPTQPFQRARFVPQYYKDNPNFTKKYYPSSPLSEPSVHFHNLFPTLKSPGTLRLFVVGGSTAQGFPYYPNHSFSKIIEKALETTGLYERVEVINLGFSALSSYYVADVAPKLLRYQPDALIIYAGQNEYYGTLTSLEKPSWMQKLYLALKEWRIFQWLFSLIETRKTLPDESLMSQQFANKRIPADRSLDDKIARDFIRNLQSVVKKYRFHRIPVFVYEPVANLIDMPPFSSENESELKTLLTPYRSLFTNPTLLAEKLSKENILDMLQARFPSNAHVLYLAGLKAKSEGKPFLELLEKAKDNDTTPFRYRSPLQHALRNFIENETNKGYLAFIPLQDIIINKRGSNSFDNSIFIDHLHFNRTGQALLAQTFCESWLTFTKANSNAFRQVAEFFTLSNEREEAIFMHPLYDFEAQGRIIGLLQKPPYSLMLFPYRPSFDLTKHPFALTTPSSLLALYSQTNTDDFTKIYFSYLYTNGLTLEIASLVNTIRWLSPSHPQSYYNVAILLSSSNSFSESAAMAWLYAILFSEKTNTTILSNARGYFRLHKKEDILFKWRIKP, translated from the coding sequence ATGCCCTTCACAAAAAAAATTCTTTTTACCATGGTCTTTTTTTTCATTCTTGCTGGATGTTTTTTTACACTCGAAGGTATTTTTCGCCTTGCTGGTATTGGTTACCCCACCCAACCCTTTCAAAGGGCGCGGTTTGTCCCTCAATACTACAAGGACAACCCCAATTTTACCAAAAAGTATTATCCCTCTTCTCCTCTTTCTGAGCCCTCGGTTCATTTTCATAATCTGTTTCCTACTTTGAAATCTCCTGGGACTCTTCGCCTCTTTGTGGTGGGAGGATCAACCGCTCAGGGATTCCCCTACTATCCCAACCACTCTTTTTCAAAAATCATCGAAAAGGCTCTTGAGACAACCGGTCTTTATGAAAGAGTTGAGGTGATCAATCTCGGGTTTAGCGCTCTTTCCAGTTACTATGTTGCCGATGTTGCCCCGAAACTTCTCCGTTATCAGCCGGATGCGCTCATTATTTACGCAGGACAAAATGAATACTATGGTACCCTCACCTCTCTGGAAAAACCCTCCTGGATGCAAAAACTTTACCTCGCGCTGAAAGAATGGCGCATCTTTCAGTGGCTTTTCTCCCTCATAGAGACGAGAAAAACCCTCCCTGATGAAAGCCTGATGAGCCAGCAATTTGCCAACAAACGTATCCCTGCTGACCGTTCCCTGGATGACAAAATAGCACGTGACTTTATCCGAAATCTCCAGAGTGTCGTGAAAAAATATCGCTTTCATCGTATCCCTGTTTTCGTTTACGAGCCAGTGGCTAACCTCATTGATATGCCCCCCTTCAGTAGCGAAAACGAAAGTGAACTCAAAACTCTTCTCACCCCTTACCGTTCTCTTTTCACCAATCCCACCCTTCTTGCAGAAAAACTCAGTAAAGAGAATATCCTTGACATGCTGCAAGCCCGGTTTCCCTCAAATGCCCATGTCCTTTATCTTGCCGGTCTAAAAGCAAAATCCGAGGGAAAACCTTTTCTCGAACTTTTGGAAAAAGCAAAAGACAATGACACCACGCCTTTCCGCTACCGAAGTCCACTTCAGCATGCTCTACGAAATTTCATAGAAAACGAAACCAACAAAGGGTATCTCGCTTTTATTCCCTTACAGGATATCATCATCAACAAAAGAGGAAGTAACAGTTTTGACAATTCCATCTTTATTGATCATCTTCACTTTAACAGGACAGGACAGGCTCTCCTTGCGCAAACATTTTGTGAAAGCTGGTTAACCTTTACCAAGGCCAATTCCAACGCTTTCAGACAGGTCGCAGAGTTTTTTACCCTCTCTAACGAAAGAGAAGAGGCTATTTTCATGCATCCTTTGTATGATTTTGAGGCTCAGGGAAGGATCATCGGGCTTCTCCAGAAGCCTCCCTATTCGCTTATGCTCTTTCCCTACCGACCCTCTTTCGATCTCACAAAACATCCCTTTGCCCTTACTACCCCTTCATCGCTTCTTGCTCTCTATAGCCAGACGAACACGGACGACTTTACAAAAATCTACTTCTCCTACCTATACACCAATGGATTGACCCTCGAGATAGCCTCCCTCGTCAATACGATCCGGTGGCTTTCGCCGTCTCATCCCCAATCGTACTATAATGTGGCTATCCTTCTCTCAAGCTCCAATAGTTTCTCGGAAAGTGCTGCCATGGCATGGCTTTATGCTATCCTTTTTTCGGAGAAAACCAACACCACCATCCTCTCCAACGCGAGAGGATATTTTCGTCTGCATAAGAAAGAAGACATACTCTTTAAGTGGAGGATAAAACCATGA
- a CDS encoding Kae1-like domain-containing protein codes for MFSPAIRFPSGRIFKIEKTPSHREIILLFLDKKTLFSYFNLAPKEDVPGCLWLPLARNESWGKKGEMVFVLLPSDNNVTIFRSMLNNYPEYPADAPFYFLSPAGKKGYDGEFQKDQFFCCYTLYKDDWYPVCYTPFQSAVIELEIDEKHTYDFIAFGSESNLAVAVMQGTEIHLSPTYGRLVDWTQLEMANQWMDRKRKDFLSSGVIFHEYYHESLLHTYLSKYGQKSTYTHTEAHFANILFDNRFFSTPLLGVIFDEADHTSNGTIEGSDLVYGTMAKVQILASWRPIPVPGHASTYLEPWRATLAILREVVGDLENLDIPFLRLLRNNREIHYVIDAINKRIINVTPSSSMNHILMAIFELLDYRSLIEEYDMQNKRFDEFFIAEEAETYPINIIQIEGRTYLDTHELFSHIVNDIKKGKSPQKILHQAIHTLFAETTNLLKAYAETYNEKRVALSGHLFVHPHLLQLMVYHLEKAGLVPLLHKRIPTDDSSVALGALLHILAQKEMKSSHEV; via the coding sequence ATGTTTTCTCCCGCGATTCGTTTTCCCTCTGGGAGGATTTTCAAGATTGAAAAAACACCATCACATCGGGAGATTATTCTTCTCTTTCTTGATAAGAAGACACTTTTCTCGTATTTTAATCTCGCTCCAAAGGAGGATGTTCCCGGCTGTCTCTGGCTCCCCCTTGCCAGAAATGAAAGCTGGGGAAAGAAGGGAGAAATGGTTTTTGTTCTTCTTCCTTCAGACAACAATGTAACCATCTTTCGTTCCATGCTTAACAATTATCCGGAGTATCCTGCAGATGCCCCTTTTTATTTTCTCTCACCAGCAGGGAAAAAGGGATATGATGGTGAGTTTCAAAAGGATCAATTTTTCTGTTGTTATACCCTTTATAAAGATGACTGGTATCCTGTCTGTTATACTCCATTTCAATCGGCAGTGATAGAGCTTGAGATCGATGAGAAACACACTTACGACTTTATCGCTTTTGGGAGTGAGAGTAATCTTGCGGTAGCTGTGATGCAGGGTACAGAAATCCATCTTTCTCCAACCTACGGGCGTCTGGTAGACTGGACACAACTTGAAATGGCAAACCAATGGATGGACCGAAAACGCAAGGATTTTCTCTCTTCGGGGGTTATTTTTCATGAGTATTATCATGAATCTCTTTTGCACACCTATCTTTCGAAGTATGGTCAAAAAAGTACGTATACCCATACAGAAGCCCACTTTGCTAATATTCTTTTTGATAATCGTTTCTTTTCTACGCCTTTGTTGGGGGTTATCTTCGATGAGGCAGATCACACCAGCAACGGAACCATCGAGGGAAGCGATCTTGTCTACGGCACTATGGCAAAAGTTCAGATTCTTGCAAGCTGGCGCCCTATCCCTGTGCCGGGGCATGCGTCAACCTATCTTGAGCCGTGGCGTGCTACTCTGGCTATTTTGAGAGAGGTTGTAGGTGATCTTGAGAATCTGGATATCCCTTTTCTTCGTCTGTTGCGAAACAACCGTGAAATCCACTATGTTATTGATGCTATCAATAAACGCATCATCAATGTTACCCCATCCTCGAGTATGAACCATATTCTTATGGCTATTTTTGAGCTTCTGGACTATCGTTCTCTCATAGAAGAATACGATATGCAAAACAAGCGATTTGATGAATTTTTTATAGCCGAGGAAGCCGAAACTTACCCTATAAACATCATTCAAATAGAGGGAAGAACCTATCTTGATACACACGAACTCTTCTCTCATATTGTTAACGACATTAAAAAAGGCAAATCCCCCCAGAAAATTCTCCATCAGGCTATTCACACCCTTTTTGCAGAGACAACCAACCTTCTCAAAGCGTACGCGGAAACCTATAACGAAAAGAGGGTGGCTCTTTCAGGGCATCTTTTTGTCCATCCGCATCTTCTCCAGCTTATGGTGTATCATCTGGAAAAAGCTGGGCTTGTTCCCCTTTTGCATAAGAGAATTCCAACCGATGATAGTAGCGTTGCTCTGGGGGCACTTCTTCATATCCTTGCTCAAAAAGAGATGAAATCCTCTCATGAGGTTTAA
- a CDS encoding SPL family radical SAM protein, with amino-acid sequence MIQRLFIDPEVNPEESERIATRLGLEGQKATKEELVEQAKSLSLEERFRWGKSTLFLTRQKGRFLKKCPGSTGVVCCNYFTINTISGCPFDCSYCILQNYIENNPFITAFVNREDMAEEIEAHLARYGFLRVGTGELADSLALDGILEETTFFLEMITKRGWHDRITIEFKTKSEEIGTLLKAHETYPEVDVVVGFSVNIPRFITTDEHKTASLEQRIKAMKTLQQAGISIAIHFDPIVMIEDFLPHYVTLATDLFSILDQRLIRWISLGGYRHTVSLAPTIERRFPSSVLLAGEMFPSDADHKFRYLHPLRRHFYREMVQTIERVFPGAPLYLCMEKSFLWEEIGLSQEKCNECFYFAPR; translated from the coding sequence ATGATTCAGAGGCTTTTTATAGATCCTGAAGTAAACCCAGAAGAAAGTGAAAGGATAGCCACAAGACTTGGCCTTGAGGGGCAAAAAGCCACCAAAGAAGAACTTGTCGAGCAAGCAAAAAGCCTTTCCCTTGAGGAACGTTTTCGCTGGGGGAAGTCTACGCTTTTTCTTACCCGACAAAAGGGACGCTTTCTCAAAAAATGCCCTGGTTCTACCGGCGTAGTTTGTTGTAACTATTTCACCATCAACACCATCAGTGGCTGTCCTTTTGACTGTTCTTATTGTATTCTCCAGAACTACATTGAAAATAACCCTTTCATCACTGCTTTTGTGAATAGAGAAGACATGGCGGAAGAAATAGAAGCTCACCTTGCACGATACGGGTTTCTAAGGGTAGGTACAGGAGAACTCGCTGATTCACTTGCCCTGGATGGTATTCTCGAGGAGACCACCTTTTTTCTGGAAATGATCACGAAAAGAGGGTGGCACGATCGGATCACCATCGAGTTTAAAACCAAGTCTGAAGAGATAGGCACGCTTCTCAAAGCTCATGAAACCTATCCTGAGGTTGATGTTGTCGTGGGGTTTTCGGTAAACATTCCCCGATTCATCACTACCGATGAGCATAAAACAGCCTCACTCGAACAGCGTATAAAAGCTATGAAAACCCTTCAGCAGGCAGGTATTTCAATAGCCATTCATTTTGATCCCATTGTGATGATCGAAGACTTTCTTCCTCATTATGTTACCCTGGCAACAGATCTTTTTTCTATCCTGGATCAGCGCCTCATTCGCTGGATCAGTTTAGGAGGATACCGTCACACCGTAAGCCTTGCCCCTACCATTGAGCGCCGTTTTCCTTCTTCGGTACTTCTTGCCGGAGAGATGTTTCCCTCGGATGCTGACCATAAATTTCGCTATCTTCATCCTCTGAGACGGCACTTCTACAGGGAAATGGTACAAACGATAGAAAGGGTTTTTCCTGGCGCTCCGCTCTACCTCTGTATGGAAAAAAGCTTTCTCTGGGAAGAGATTGGGCTTAGTCAAGAGAAATGCAACGAGTGTTTTTATTTTGCTCCCAGGTAG
- a CDS encoding cysteine-rich small domain-containing protein, with protein sequence MDEISRYYFEKQMLFSLTHMCYEDCPYYACHNMKKQNCFFCYCPFYPCEDERKGKWLLTETKKVWDCSPCTWIHEDEVVKKILELLYEGKSFPEIKEIIW encoded by the coding sequence ATGGATGAAATATCTCGTTATTATTTTGAGAAGCAAATGCTTTTTTCCCTTACTCATATGTGCTATGAGGATTGTCCCTATTATGCCTGTCACAACATGAAAAAACAGAACTGTTTTTTCTGTTATTGCCCTTTTTATCCCTGCGAAGACGAACGTAAAGGAAAGTGGCTTCTCACAGAAACCAAAAAAGTGTGGGATTGTTCCCCCTGTACCTGGATCCATGAGGATGAAGTAGTGAAAAAAATCCTTGAACTACTCTATGAAGGTAAGTCTTTTCCTGAGATCAAGGAAATCATATGGTAA
- the coaE gene encoding dephospho-CoA kinase (Dephospho-CoA kinase (CoaE) performs the final step in coenzyme A biosynthesis.), translated as MVSRSSHAYVIGLVGKAGSGKSTVARILVEEYHFDLISLDEVGHHALELSRDELIHVFGQQIVGPDGTIQRAVLGQIVFGNMDMLLTLNAITHPRIKELVKQQLSNMRTHTLLDGALLYEIGLAPLCDFILMVDAPEAMIMERLIRQRKWPEEKAKSVLFSQRHLQFLREEADFIIFNNDSLEKIERQVEFFVHTIS; from the coding sequence ATGGTAAGCCGCAGTTCTCATGCTTATGTCATAGGCCTTGTCGGGAAAGCGGGAAGTGGTAAGTCTACGGTGGCAAGGATTCTCGTAGAAGAGTATCATTTTGACCTGATCTCTCTGGATGAGGTAGGACATCACGCCCTTGAGTTATCAAGGGACGAACTCATCCATGTTTTTGGACAGCAGATTGTTGGGCCTGATGGTACCATTCAACGTGCCGTTCTTGGGCAGATTGTTTTTGGGAATATGGATATGCTTCTCACCTTGAATGCGATCACCCATCCCAGAATCAAGGAGCTGGTAAAACAACAGCTCTCAAACATGAGGACCCACACATTATTGGATGGGGCTCTTCTGTATGAGATTGGTCTTGCTCCTTTATGTGATTTTATCCTGATGGTGGATGCTCCAGAGGCAATGATCATGGAGAGACTGATACGTCAGAGAAAATGGCCTGAAGAAAAAGCTAAAAGTGTTCTTTTTTCCCAGAGACACCTTCAGTTTTTACGTGAAGAGGCTGATTTTATTATTTTTAATAATGATAGTTTAGAAAAAATTGAACGTCAGGTTGAATTTTTTGTTCATACGATCTCGTAA
- a CDS encoding diacylglycerol/lipid kinase family protein, with protein MPRCCVIYNPVAGEGAARAILSRVLEFLYQKQGTHEVAVYATEGNNHATLLAEKAYKMGHREFLCIGGDGTFNEMCQPLVGRTDMRVSFVATGTGNDLARAFGFSSSFSVQEWENFFDDDAALIDVGKCNERYFFNMMGIGFDALVASEFRKWGWIPRRWRYYPPIFKNLLFYQGHPMSINGNKTTIFLLAVGNGRSSGGGVQLAPEARLNDGQLDLCWIENVGIFQRIKNLLATLKGKHTSLPFVHMSRFQTLSLSSPQEALTHIDGESFCLSRWEISLVPQALPVFVRKNEAWLI; from the coding sequence GTGCCTCGTTGTTGTGTCATTTACAATCCTGTGGCAGGAGAAGGTGCAGCTAGAGCCATTCTTTCACGTGTTCTTGAGTTTCTCTATCAGAAGCAAGGAACTCATGAGGTGGCGGTGTATGCCACCGAAGGCAATAATCATGCTACCCTTCTTGCTGAAAAGGCTTACAAAATGGGGCATCGAGAGTTTCTTTGCATTGGAGGAGACGGTACTTTCAATGAAATGTGTCAACCCCTGGTGGGACGTACAGACATGAGAGTTTCGTTTGTTGCTACGGGAACAGGGAATGACCTAGCGAGGGCTTTTGGATTCTCTTCTTCGTTCTCTGTGCAGGAATGGGAGAATTTTTTTGATGATGATGCCGCGTTGATAGACGTGGGGAAATGCAATGAACGCTATTTTTTTAATATGATGGGGATAGGTTTTGATGCTCTTGTTGCCTCAGAATTTCGAAAGTGGGGATGGATCCCTCGTCGGTGGCGCTACTATCCACCCATTTTTAAAAATCTTTTGTTTTATCAGGGGCACCCTATGAGTATAAACGGCAACAAAACTACCATTTTTCTCCTTGCTGTCGGAAACGGTCGTAGTTCCGGGGGAGGTGTTCAGCTTGCCCCAGAGGCACGGTTGAATGATGGTCAACTTGATCTTTGCTGGATAGAGAATGTAGGAATTTTTCAGCGCATCAAGAATCTCCTCGCCACCCTGAAGGGAAAACACACGAGTCTTCCCTTTGTTCACATGAGCCGGTTCCAGACACTTTCTCTTTCTTCTCCTCAAGAAGCGCTCACACACATTGATGGAGAGAGCTTTTGTTTATCTCGATGGGAGATTTCTCTTGTTCCTCAAGCTCTCCCTGTTTTTGTACGAAAAAACGAAGCATGGCTTATATAG